The genome window GGGAGCCGGGAGGGACGCAGGGCCGCGCCGAGGGGTCGAACATCCCGAGCACCGCCCGCGGGTCCTCCCTCCCCGCCTCGAGGAGGGGGTAGGAGACGACCGTGCTGCACCCCGAGCCAAAAGGGCAGGTGACACCGTGGAGGTCGGCACGGTCGAAGTTCGCGAGGGTGAAGAGGCCGGAGAGCGCGTCGCCCCCCGCGAAGAATACCACGACGTCGGGGGAGTCATCCTCGCCGAGGCGGTCCCACCTCCGGAAGAGGTACTTCCGGTTCCCGGCCGGGAGGAATCGACTCTGGGACGCGAACGCGTCGACGAGTTCCGGGGACCTCTTGTACCTCTCCCCCCTCACGGAGCCCGGCTTCCCCGTCGAGAGGAAGGAGCGGAAGTCCGGGTCCCTCTCGCGCGCGTACCCGAGGGAGTACCGCGCGCCGCCGCAGGAGAGGGAGCCTTCGCCGACGAGGAGGTCCCGGCCACGCCTCACGCGGGCAAGGTCGCAGATGACGCACCGCCACCTCCCCGGAGGAGGCGACTCCGCGAGGCCCGTCTCCCGCGAGGTGAGTTCGAAGGTGACCGGGAGCTCGCAGGAGGGGAAGAACCTCCCCCACAGCTCCGCGAAGCGATCGCGGAATTCCGTGTCCACGTCTGTCCCCCCGCGCGTGCCGGTGCGGGACCGGTCACTCCTCCCCCATCCACCCCATCCGCACATACCAGTCGTACTCGTGGGGCCACCTCTCCCTGTTGTGGAGGACGAGCGCGCGGAAGTACTCGCGCCTCTCGCGCAGCATCCTCTCCTGCTCGGGGAACGAGATCTCTCCCCGGATCGCCGTGACGAGCCTCTCCCCTAGCTTTCTCGCCTCTCCCTCCGCCCTCCCGAGCGCGGAGGGGTCCCGCCCGACCGCGACGCCGACCCCGCCGACCGCGACGGCGCCGAGGGCGTTGAGGACGTGGTTGAGGTACTCGACCACCCTGTCGTGGTTGCTCCCGCCCGCGGTGCAGACCGAGCACCCGAACTTCCCGGTAAACATCCTGCAGTGGACGGCATCGGCCATCCTGTCAAAGACCGCCTTCAACGGCGCGGGGACCGAGTCGATGTAGTTCGGTGCCCCGAGCACGAGCCCGTCTGCGCCCATCATCCTCTCGAAGAGCTCGGGGAAGTCGTCGTCGATGACGCACTCTCCCGTCGCGTAGCACGTCCCGCACGCCCTGCAGTACCCGATGCGGAGGGAATAGACGTCCACGAGCCCGGTCGCCGCGCCGCGTTCTTCCGCGCCCCGGAGCACTGCCCTGACGAGCCGGAGAGTGCTGCTCTCCTCGCCCCGGGGGCTCGCGATCAACCCGAGGACCTTTTCTGCCATGGCACCAGTCACTCCACCCGTGACGTGGGGACCGGCCGGGATAAACCTGCCGGTCTCCCGCGGGGCAGGCGACCTAGCGGGCTACCTGAAGAAGAGGACCTTCTTCACGTCCTCTACCGTCAGGCCGTTGTCCATCCCGAGCCCGTACATCACCTGGACTGCCTTCTCGTCGATGAAAGAGAGCGTGGTCACGTTGTTCCCGGCGTGGAAGAAGATGCTGTCAGGGTACCGGTAGGAGTCACCCTTGAAGCCGAGTGCGTAGAGGAGGGCCCGGAGGAGGTAGTGCGTCCTCTGGTCGCCCTCCATTTGGTCGTTGAGGTAGATGTCGTACCCCTTCACCTTCGCGCAGGTCGAATCCCCGCACGGGAACTCCCTGTTCAGCCACCCCGGTTCCGACGTGGTGTCGATTGCCCGCAGCCCCTCGGGCGGGAGGAACTTGATCCGGATATCCCCGGACGTGCCGGTCTTCGTGTTCTCGAAGAGCCGGTTTGACTGCGAGAGCGCGTTGAACTTCCTGATGAACGCCTCGACCGCCTCCCTGTCGGAGGGACGACCCGCATTCAGCGAGACGGTCGTTCTCTTCGCGGAGAGGGGGAGGCGCTCGAGGAAGAGGTTCCCGCCGCCGAACGCGACGTCGATGAAGTGGAGGTTAATCTCCTCTGTCGACGTCACCGGGGAGAAGGTCGCCTGCGGGGTTTCCGCGGGGGTCACGGGCGTTCCCGTCGCCGGTGGCATTGCGGGCGTGGTCCCGGCGGGTGGCGGGGTCGCCTCCGGGACGGGAGCCCGGTGCGCGGCCGGTTCCGTAACGCAGCCCGCGGCCGCGAGGAGCAGGATGGAGAGGGTAGCGAGGACGGGAAAAATGGCCTGCGTTCGCATGTACATTCTTCCCGGGAGGGAGACAATAAGGGTTGCCACGGGCCTTCCCGGCCGGCGGTCCGGGCAACCGGTCGTCTCCCATGATCACCCGTATATGCGATGAGAGCATACGGGTAGTGCACGCGGGCGACCGGGTCGTTCCCGCAGAGGAGTTGCAGGCCTATTAACCAGAGGAAGGCAGACAGGGAAGAGGAGACCGTCGTCGACACGGCGGCGCCCGGGGGAGAGCAGGTCATCAGGGTGCGCCTCCCGCAGAAGCGGAACAGGGAGCAGTTCGCGGTCGCCGAGCTGATGCTCGGGTCAAACCACATCAGGGTCCGGTGCATCGACGGGGTGACCCGGATGGGACGAATCAAGGGGAAGATGAAGAAGAGGGCGTGGATAAGGGAGGGAGACACCCTCATCGTCACGCCGTGGAGTTTCCAGGACGACAAGTGCGATATCTCCTACCGGTACACGAAGCCGCAGGTCGACTGGCTCCGGAGGAACCACTACCTCTGACATCCCTTTTTCCAGGCGTTCCCCGGACTTTTCACCCGGGGGATTTCGCGGTTCCCCGCGCACCGCCGCGCACGTGCAGGCGCGCGGGAAAAAGAGTTTTTCGAGGGTTTTTCCCTCACGAACTGCACGCCGCGCGGGGACGCGGCGGTTTCATCAGGACGAGTGCGAGGGCAAAGCCGAGGAGCGCGAGGATGAAGACGTAGGGGAACACCCCCATGTAGGACCCGGTCGTGGTCTTGATGTACCCCGCGAGCTGCGGCCCCGCGATGGCCCCCGCCCCGTAGGCGAGGAAGACGACCCCGTAGCAGCGGGGGTAGTCGGACGTCCCGAAGAACGAGGCGGTCGCGGTCGGCGCGATGGCGAGCCACCCGCCGAGGCATCCCCAGAGGACCGCGAACGCGGCGATGTACACGGGGACCGACGGCGCCTGCCAGAGGGCGACCGCCGCCGCCGCGACGAGGACGAAGGAGAGGAGCGCTGTCTTCCGCGGCGTGATCCGGTCGGTGAGGGCACCGAAGAGGGGCCTCCCGCCCCCGTTGAAGATCGCGAAGAACCCCACGAGGACGGTCGCGAGGCCCGCCTCGACCCCGATCTCGGTCCCGACCGGTTTCGCGATCGAGATCGCCATCAGCCCGGCGAGGCACCCGATGAAGTAGCAGGACCAGAGCCCGTAGAAGGAGGGGCTCTTGAGCATCGCGGACCTGTCGCACTCGCACGCAGCCTGCCCCGCCCCCGGCGCGGGCGGTGTCCACCCCGCAGGACTCCAGCCGGGGTCCGGGAACCGGAGCGGGAGGGCGAGGAGGGTGATGAGGACGACGAACGCGATCCCGAAGGCGCGGAACGTGTTCATCACGCCGACGGCATCGATGAGGTAGCCGGCGATGTTCGCGGTGAGGAACGCCGAGAAACCGAAACCGAGCAGGGTCAGGCCCACGGCGGTCCCCCTCCTGTCGGGGAACCACCTCGCCGCGACCGCGACCGGGACACCGTACGCGATCCCCACGCCGATCCCGCCGACGACCCCGTACACGACGTACAGCATCCAGACCGAGGTGACCGTGGATGCGAGCAGCCAGCCGAGTCCCGTGAGGGCACCCCCGACGAGGGTGACCTTCCGCGGGCCGAGCGTCTCGATGAACCTGCCCGCGAGCGGCATCGCGAGCGCGAAGAAAGCGAGGAAAACCGAGAACGGCATCAGCACGTCGTTCGCCGTGACCGGCAGGCCGAGCTCTCGGGTGAAGTACGCGGTGAGGGGCGCAACGAAGACGCTCCAGGAGTAGATGGTCCCGAGGCAGAGGTTGATGACGAGCCCGCAGGCGACGAGGACCCAGCGTCCCCGCTCCGCGGGCATCCCGAGGAGAGTGGTGGCATCCGGCATGGGGGGGCCTTCCGCGAGGAAAAAAGGGGGTTTACTCCTCCAGAGTGGAGATGTCCCCCGGGTCGATGCCGAGTTCCTTTGCCTTCAGCACGCGGCGCATGATCTTCCCCGACCGGGTCTTGGGGAGCCTGTCGACGAACTCGATCTCGGAGGGCATCGCGATCGGCCCGAGGGTCATGCGCACGTGGTAGGTGAGGTCGCTCTTGAGCTTCTCGCTCGGCGTGTGGCCGACGCGGAGGATGACGAACGCCTTGATGACGTTGCCCTTCACGGGGTCGGGCTTCCCGATGACGGCAGCCTCCGCGACAGCCTGGTGCGAGACGAGCGCGCTCTCCACCTCGGCGGTCCCGATGTTGTGCCCCGCGACGATGATGATGTCGTCGGCCCTCCCGATGATCATGATGTACTCGTCCGTCTTGCTCTTGACGGCGAGGTCGCCGGCCGTGTAGCAGTCAGGGATCGTGTACCAGTACGTGCGGTACCTCTCGTCGTTCTTGTAGACCGTGCGGAACATTGCGGGCCACGGCCTCCTGATGACGAGGAATCCACCGTTCCCGGGCGGGACCGGTTTCCCGGTCTTGTCCACGACGTCCGCGACGACACCGGGGATCGCCTTCCCCGCGAACCCCGGGCGCATGGGTTCGCCCACCATCGTGGTGATCATGTGCATCCCGGTCTCGGTCTGCCACCACGTGTCTACGATGGGGCACTTCTGCTTCCCGATCACCCTGTAGAACCACTCGAATGCCTCGGGGTTGAGGGGTTCGCCGACCGACCCGAGGACGCGGAGCGACGAGAGGTCGTACCTGTTCGGCCACTCGTCGCCGAACTTCATGAACATCCGGATCGCCGTGGGCGCGGTGTAGAAGATGGTGACGCCGAGGTCCTCGACGATCTTCCAGAATGCACCGGGGTCGGGGTAGTCGGGGACCGCCTCGGCGATGACGACCGTCGCGCCGACGGCGAGCGGCCCGTAGACCACGTAGCTGTGCCCCGTGATCCAGCCGGTGTCGGCGGTGCACCAGTAGACGTCGGTGTCCTTTATGTCAAAGACGTGCTGCGCGGTGTAGCCCGTGCCGACCATGTATCCGCCGCAGGTGTGGACGATCCCCTTCGGGGCCCCCGTCGACCCGCTCGTGTAGAGGATGAAGAGCGGGTCTTCGGCGTCCATCACCTCGGGCTCGCAGGCCGAGGAGACCCCCTCCATGATCTCGTAGTAGTCAAGCTCCATCTCCCTGTGGAGTTCGACGGGCTGGTGCTTCTCGCGCCGGAGGACGATGACCTTCTCCACGCTCGGCGCGTTGATGATGGCCTCCTCGACGATGGTCTTGAGCGGGATAGTCTTCCCCCGCCGGATCGTGATGTCCGCGGTGATCACGACCTTGGCCTCTGCGTCCCTGATCCGCATGTTCAGGGCGGAGACGCCGAACCCGCCGAACACCACGCTGTGGATCGCCCCGATGCGGGCGCATGCGAGCATGGCGATGACCTGCTCGGGGACGAGGGGCATGTAGATGCAGACGCGGTCCCCCTTCGAGACACCGATCTTCTTGAGGGCGTTTGCGAACCGGCACACCTCCGCGTGGAGTTTCTTGTAGGTGAAGATCCTCTCCTCGCCGTCCTCGCCCCTCCAGATGAGCGCCACCTTGTTCCGCCTGTGGTTGGCCACGTGGCGGTCGAGGCAGTTGACAGTGATGTTGAGCTTCGCGTTGACGAACCACTTCGCGTACGGGTAGTTCCACTCGAGGACCTTGTCCCACTTCTTCATCCACTCGAAGTGGTGGGCCTGCTTCTCCCAGAACCCCTCGGGGTCGGCGAGAAACTCGGCGTATGCCTTCTTGTAGTCCTTCGTCCAGGCGTTCTGCTTGTACGAGGGATCCGGGACGTAGACCTTCTCGGCGTCGACCAGAGGCACCTCAAACGATTCAGCCATTTTATCGCACCTTTCCGTTTCGACTCATTCGATCAGCCGTCGTGAATGACTCCATGGTGCAGGCCGGGACACCCCGTCCTGCCATACTCTCTCCTGTTGCACGTGCTCTCCCATAAGGAGGGGTGTCGGCCCGGGCGTCCCGGGAGGACACCCCACGGACCAGAAAACCCGGAAGTTCCTTCTCTTTCCGGCGGATACGCGCCCTCCCCCCTCTTCCCGTTGTTTGTTAACGATTAATCATTATAATTATTAAAGATTGTGAATCGCGCGGACGGCCCGGGGAAAATGGCCGCGGAGACCCGCCGATACGGTTGCGGGCACGTGAAAAGCACGGGAAAAAGAAGGATTAACACCTGCGGGGGAGAACGTGTACCCATGGATGTCGCGATCATCGGGGCTTCCGGGTACACGGGGGGCGAGCTCATCCGCCTCCTCCTCGCGCACCCGCACGTGCGGGTGACCTGCGCCACCTCGCGGAAGCTCGCGGGAAAACCGGTCGATTCCGTCCACCCCCACCTGAAGGGGCTGATAGACCTCGCGTTCACCAACCCCGCGCCGGGGGACATCGACGCGGACTTCGCGTTCCTCGCGGTCCCCCACACCGCCGCGATGGCGTACGCGCGCCCCCTCCTCTCGAGGGGGATGAAGGTGGTGGACCTCTCCGCCGACTACAGGCTGCCGAAGGACGTGTACGAGAAAGTGTACGGCGTCACCCACACGGACTACTTCCCCGCCCCGTACGGCATCCCCGAGATCCACAGGGAGTCCTACAGGAACGCGGACTTCGTGAGCAATCCCGGGTGCTTCCCTACCGGCGCGACACTCGCCGTGGCACCGCTCGCACGGTTCGCCCACACGGTGATCTTCGACTCGAAGACGGGGGTCTCGGGGGCAGGGGACAACCCGTCCGCGACGACCCACTACCCGAACGTCGCGGACAACGTCAACCCGTACAAGTGGACGACGCACAGGCACCTCGCCGAGATGAGGCAGGAACTCTCGGCCCTCGGGTCCCGCGCGAAGTGCTACTTCACGCCCCACCTCGTCCCGGTCAACAGGGGCATCCTCACGACGGCCCATGTCCTCCTCGGGGAGCCCATGGGGCAGGAGGAGGTGGACGCCCTCTACCGCGAGTACTACGCGGGGGAGTTCTTCGTCCGGCTCCAGAACCCCGTGCTCGCAGCCGTCAGGGGGACGAACTTCTGCGATATCCGCGCGGAGAGCGAGGGGGAGAGGGTCGTCGTCGTCTCTGCCATCGACAACCTCGGGAAGGGCGCGAGCGGCCAGGCCATCCAGAACATGAACATCATGTGCGGATTTTCGGAGAAAGATGGCCTCGCCGGCGCGGGACTCCTCCCGTGAGGGAGAGAAGGGCATGCGCGTCCGCGACGTGATGACGCGGGACCCGGTGACCATACAGGCCGGGGAACCGGTCCGGAAGGCAGCCGCGCTCCTGCGGGAGCACAGGGTCGGCGGCCTCCCGGTGGTGGAGGGGGAGAGGCTCGTCGGCATGGTCACGGAGTCCGACATCCTCCGGCTCCTCAAGACGGAGGAGATTTCGGGGGACCTCTGGCTCCCCTCGCCGCTCGAGGTGATCGAGGTCCCCATAAGGGAGCTCGTGAACTGGGAGAAGACGCGCCACGCGCTCGCCGCGGTCGGGGACCGGGAGGTGCGGGAGATCATGAGCCATCCCGCGGTGACCGTCCGGGAGGACGACGACATCGAGGAGGCCGCGTCCCTCATGGTCGAGAGGAGGATCGGGCGGCTCCCGGTGGTGAGGGGGGACCGGCTCGTCGGCATCGTGGCCCGCTCCGACATCATCCGCGGCATCGCGCGGCCGGGACCCACGGAGGGTGACGCGTGAGGAGCATCTGCGGAGTCGGCGGAGTCTCGGCGTGGGGCGTGAAGGAGGGGAAGTTCGGGCTCGCCCTGATACGGGCCGAGGGCGAGGCCGCCGGAGTCTTCACCTCGAACCTGATGAAGGCACCCCCCGTCCGGCTCATGGAGGAGAGGATACGGCGCGGGAGGCTCGCCGCCGTGGTCGCGAACAGCGGGTGCGCGAACGCGTACACGGGGCGGAGGGGCCTAGAGGACGCGCGGGAGATGGCGGCGATCGCCGGCGAGGCACTGGGCGTGGACGCCGATGAGGTGGGGGTCGCGAGCACCGGCGTCATCGGAAGGTACCTCGACCTCCCCCTGATCCGCGACCAGTGCCGCCGCGTCGCGCCCCTCCTCTCGCGGAGCGAGGAGGCCGAGACCCGCGCGGCCCGGGCCATCATGACGACCGACCTCTCCGAGAAGCACGCGCTCGTCCGGGGGGAGGGCTTCTCGGTGGGCGGGATCGCGAAGGGGTCGGGGATGATCGCGCCGAACATGGGGACGATGCTCGCGTTCGTCTACACGGACGCCGAGGTCCCCCGCGAAACGCTGCGCGATGCCCTCCGGAGTGCCGCCCGCCGGACGTTCAACAGGGTCGTCGTGGACGGCGACACGAGCACGAACGACATCGCGCTCTGCACGGCGACGGGGGAGACAGGACGGGTCCCGGCCGGCGAGTTCTCCCGCGCTCTCGAGGAGTGCTGCCGGTCGCTCGCCATCCAGATCGCGATGGACGGCGAGGGCGCAACGAAGCTCATCGAGGTCCGCGTGAGGGGGGCACCGGGCGAGGATGAGGCCGCGGCGGTGGCGCGGACCATCGTCTCCTCGCCGCTCGTGAAGACCGCGGTCTACGGTGCCGACCCCAACTGGGGGAGGGTGATCGCGGCCGCGGGGCGGGCGGGCGTCGCGTTCGACCCCGACCACGTCGACCTCTGGATGGGGGACGGGAACGAGTCCGTCCCCCTCGTGAGGGACGGCCAGATCGTGGTCGACCTCGCGAGGGCAAAGGCCCTCATGCAGGGGAAGAAGGTCACGTTCGAGCTCGACCTCTCCTGCGGCAGCGGCGAGGCGACGGCGTGGGGCTGCGACCTCACGGAGAAGTACGTGGAGATCAACGGGAGGTACACGACATGAGGCGTGAGGACGTCCTGATGGAGGCACTCCCCTACATCCGGGAGTTCCACGGGAAGACGATGGTCATCAAGCTCGGCGGGCACGCGATGGTCGACCCGGCCATCCTCGAGACGGCGATACGGGACGCGGTCCTCCTCAAGCTCGTCGGGATACGGCTCGTCCTCGTCCACGGCGGGGGACCCGAGATCACCGAGAAGATGAAGGCTTTGGGCAAGGAACCGCGGTTCGTCGCGGGCCTGCGCGTGACCGACGAGGAGACCCTCGAGATCGCCCAGATGGTCCTCGTCGGCAAGATCAACAGCAACATCGTCTCGCTCATCGCGAAGTGCGGCGGTCAGGGGGTCGGGATATCGGGCAACGACGGGAGCCTCATCATCGCCCGGAAGATGGACCCCCAGCGCGTCCGCGTGGGCGGGGAGGAGAGGGAGGTCGACCTCGGCCACGTCGGCGAGATCGAGGAGATCAACCCCGCGATCCTCCACACACTCCTCGACAGCGGCTACATCCCCGTCGTCGCCCCGATCGCCATCGACCGGAACGGGCAGAACCTCAACATCAACGCGGACACCGCGGCGGGGGAGATCGCGATCGCCCTGCGCGCCTACAAGCTCATCAACATGACCGACGTGGACGGCATCATGGACGCCTCGCGGACTCAGGTCTACCGCCGCCTCGCCGCCGCGGAGGCAGAGGGCCTCATGGAGAAGGGCATCGTCTCGGAGGGGATGATCCCGAAGGTGGCCTCGATCGTGAGGGCTGTCCGCAACGGCGTCCTGTTCGGGCACGTGATCAACGGGAACGTTCCCCACAACCTCATCCTCGAGATGTTCACCGACGAGGGCGTGGGGACGATGATCACGCGGGAAGGGTAGTGGGCGGGGGGGCAGGGAACTCCCCCGAGGGATCTCCCCTCACGGGAGGTTCCCGTCGCCCTGGCACTCCCTCTGCTTCTCCTCGCTCATCGCGATGAGGATGGAGAATACCTTCTGCACGGAGACCGGGTCGATCCCCTTCTCCACGGCGTAGTTGAACGTTTTCTCGAGCACCTCGTGCGTCCGCTTCTCGTCGTGGACGGGCAGGCCCTCGGCCATCTTCACCTGGGCCATGCGTGCGGCCAGTTGCTGCCTCCTCGCGATAAGGTCGATGATCTCCTCGTCGATCCTGTTGATCTCGGCCCGGAGTGCGTCGATGGGCATACATTCTACCTACGGGGAGCCCGGAGATTTAAAGGTGGTGGCACGGCACCCCCAAAGGGCATAAGTCACGGCGTTCCTATATATGAGCGGGAATTGCATGCTCGAGAGAATCACCCGCCGGGAGAGGTCGGACCTCCTCGTCGCGTGGATCGCGATATCCATCGCGTTCTCACTCATCTTCGTCAGGGGGGGAGCAACGATCGAGGCGTTCCTCGTCTTCCTCCTCGTCTCCATGCTCACCGTGGGGATAGGGTTCATCCTCCACGAGATGGCCCACAAGTTCACGGCGATGCGGTACGGGTTCTGGGCCGAGTTCCGGAAGGACAACATCATGCTCCTCGTCGCGGTCGCCATGGCGGCGCTCGTCGGCGTCGTCTTCGCCGCGCCGGGCGCGACCGTCATCTACGGGACCTCCATCACGAGGGAACAGAACGGGAAGATCTCCGCTGCGGGACCGGCGGTGAACCTCCTCCTCTGCGGGGTCTTCGCGCTCCTCGCGCTCTCCGGGGGGACCCTCGCGTCGCCCCTCGTCGCGCTCGTCGGGGCGGTCGGTCTCCAGGTGAACGCGATGATCGCAGCATTCAACATGCTCCCCGTGAGCGTGCTCGACGGGCGGAAGATCCTCGCGTGGAACCCGGCGGTCTTCGCGGTCATGATCGTCGCGGCGTTCGGGATACTGGCCGGAACCTACCTCCTCCCCCTCATCTGATTTTTCTCAGCGTCGCGGGCAAAATACGGAACCGTTAAATAATAAATTAAATAAAATTGCTAAAAATAAAATAAATTTGAATGGTGGTACTGCGTGCACATCATGGAAGGATTCCTCCCGCTCCACTGGGCGGCGTTCTGGTGGGCAATCGCCGTCCCGTGCGTGGGACTCGGCGTGTACCGTCTGAGGCAGGCGCTCTCGGCAGATCGTGAGGCCCTCCCCCTCCTCGGCGTGACGGGCGGGTTCATCTTCATCCTCTCGTCCCTCAAGCTCCCGTCCGTCACGGGGAGCTGCTCCCACCCCACCGGGACGGGGCTCTCGGCGGTCTGCTTCGGCCCCTTCGTGACGTCGGTCATCTGCACGATCGTCCTCCTCTTCCAGAGCCTCTTCCTCGCCCACGGGGGGCTCTCCACTCTGGGTGCGAACATCGTCTCGATGGGTGTCGCGGGCCCGCTCGCGGGCTGGGCGATCTACCGGGCGCTGAAGGACACGCCCGTTGGCATGTACCTCACCGTCTTCCTCGCATCCTCGCTGGCCGACATCGTGACCTACGTCGTGACATCCCTCGAGCTTGCCCTCGCCTACCCCGCGGAGGTCGGCGGGATCGCGTCGTCCTTCACGGTCTTCCTCGCGATATTCGCGGTCACGCAGGTCCCCCTCGCGATCGTGGAGGGGGTCGTCCTCGCGCTCGTCTTCAAGTACATCGTGGCCCTGAAACCCGGGATCCTCCTCAGGCTGCGTGTTTTCCCCGAGGAGAAGATCCGGGCGGCGGGTGGTGCAGCATGAAGGGGGGATACACGCTCGAGATCCTCGCGGTCGTCGCGGTGGTCTCGTTCTGCGTCCTCTTCCTCGTCACCGGCCCGGCGCCCGGGGAGGCAGAGTTCTCCGGGACGGACACGGTAGGGTCCGCGAAGGTATCGGAGCTCTCCGGAATCCCCCTCGAGGAGTTCCACCCGCTCGTTCCCCAGTGGGAACCGCCGAGCGGGGAGGTCGAGTCGGGCCTCTTCGCGCTCCAGGCAGCGGCCGGCGGGATCGTCGTCGGCTGGGTCTTCGGCTACTGGAAGGGCCAGAAGAGAGCGGATAACTGAAAGGAGACACGGCACCGACCCACATGCACGAGGAACTCCTCGAGGACGTCGCCCACAGGAGCGCGCTGCGCGAGACGCACACGGTACTCAAGCTCGCGACGGGAGCGGGGGCGATCCTCCTCTGCCTCCTCTCCCCCGGCTTCCTCGCGCCCCTCTTCGTCGCCGCGGTCCTGCTCCTCGCACTCGTCCTCCTCGCGCGGGTGGACCCCCACGCGCTCGGGCACGCGTTCGCGGCACCGGCCCTCTTTGCCCTCTTCTCAATCCCCGTCATCGTCCTCGTCTCCGGGGGCACAGAGGTCTTCTGGGAGTGGCGGCCGCTCCCGTGGCTCTCCCTCTCCCTCTCCCGGGACGGGATCAACCACGGTGTCCTCGTCCTCTCCCGTTTCGCGGGGGGGATGTCCGGACTCGCATTCATCGCGCTCACCACCCCTGCAACCGACCTCTTCTCCGTGATGCGGCGGGCACGCGTGCCTGCGGAGGTCGTCGACCTCGCGATGATCATCTACAGGGCGATCTTCGTGATCATGGCGCAGGCAGTCCAGGTCTACCGCGCGCAGGTCATGCGCCTCGGGTACGGGTCTTTCCGGGAATCGGTCAGGTCGTTTGCGACGCTCTGCGGCGCGGTATTCATCGCCTCCTACGAGGCGGGCGAGGACCTCGTCAGGGCGATGGAGGCGCGGTGCTACGACGGCAAGTTCGCGGTCTCCGGGGGGGACAGGCCCCCCCGCGGGAGAGAGA of Methanolinea sp. contains these proteins:
- a CDS encoding DUF169 domain-containing protein: MDTEFRDRFAELWGRFFPSCELPVTFELTSRETGLAESPPPGRWRCVICDLARVRRGRDLLVGEGSLSCGGARYSLGYARERDPDFRSFLSTGKPGSVRGERYKRSPELVDAFASQSRFLPAGNRKYLFRRWDRLGEDDSPDVVVFFAGGDALSGLFTLANFDRADLHGVTCPFGSGCSTVVSYPLLEAGREDPRAVLGMFDPSARPCVPPGSLSMAFPMALFRRLVDAMEESFLATETWARVRERIAGRNLQAGESLTPGP
- a CDS encoding NAD(P)H-dependent oxidoreductase, producing the protein MAEKVLGLIASPRGEESSTLRLVRAVLRGAEERGAATGLVDVYSLRIGYCRACGTCYATGECVIDDDFPELFERMMGADGLVLGAPNYIDSVPAPLKAVFDRMADAVHCRMFTGKFGCSVCTAGGSNHDRVVEYLNHVLNALGAVAVGGVGVAVGRDPSALGRAEGEARKLGERLVTAIRGEISFPEQERMLRERREYFRALVLHNRERWPHEYDWYVRMGWMGEE
- a CDS encoding CBS domain-containing protein is translated as MRVRDVMTRDPVTIQAGEPVRKAAALLREHRVGGLPVVEGERLVGMVTESDILRLLKTEEISGDLWLPSPLEVIEVPIRELVNWEKTRHALAAVGDREVREIMSHPAVTVREDDDIEEAASLMVERRIGRLPVVRGDRLVGIVARSDIIRGIARPGPTEGDA
- a CDS encoding OFA family MFS transporter; this encodes MPDATTLLGMPAERGRWVLVACGLVINLCLGTIYSWSVFVAPLTAYFTRELGLPVTANDVLMPFSVFLAFFALAMPLAGRFIETLGPRKVTLVGGALTGLGWLLASTVTSVWMLYVVYGVVGGIGVGIAYGVPVAVAARWFPDRRGTAVGLTLLGFGFSAFLTANIAGYLIDAVGVMNTFRAFGIAFVVLITLLALPLRFPDPGWSPAGWTPPAPGAGQAACECDRSAMLKSPSFYGLWSCYFIGCLAGLMAISIAKPVGTEIGVEAGLATVLVGFFAIFNGGGRPLFGALTDRITPRKTALLSFVLVAAAAVALWQAPSVPVYIAAFAVLWGCLGGWLAIAPTATASFFGTSDYPRCYGVVFLAYGAGAIAGPQLAGYIKTTTGSYMGVFPYVFILALLGFALALVLMKPPRPRAACSS
- the argJ gene encoding bifunctional glutamate N-acetyltransferase/amino-acid acetyltransferase ArgJ, whose translation is MRSICGVGGVSAWGVKEGKFGLALIRAEGEAAGVFTSNLMKAPPVRLMEERIRRGRLAAVVANSGCANAYTGRRGLEDAREMAAIAGEALGVDADEVGVASTGVIGRYLDLPLIRDQCRRVAPLLSRSEEAETRAARAIMTTDLSEKHALVRGEGFSVGGIAKGSGMIAPNMGTMLAFVYTDAEVPRETLRDALRSAARRTFNRVVVDGDTSTNDIALCTATGETGRVPAGEFSRALEECCRSLAIQIAMDGEGATKLIEVRVRGAPGEDEAAAVARTIVSSPLVKTAVYGADPNWGRVIAAAGRAGVAFDPDHVDLWMGDGNESVPLVRDGQIVVDLARAKALMQGKKVTFELDLSCGSGEATAWGCDLTEKYVEINGRYTT
- the acs gene encoding acetate--CoA ligase, which translates into the protein MAESFEVPLVDAEKVYVPDPSYKQNAWTKDYKKAYAEFLADPEGFWEKQAHHFEWMKKWDKVLEWNYPYAKWFVNAKLNITVNCLDRHVANHRRNKVALIWRGEDGEERIFTYKKLHAEVCRFANALKKIGVSKGDRVCIYMPLVPEQVIAMLACARIGAIHSVVFGGFGVSALNMRIRDAEAKVVITADITIRRGKTIPLKTIVEEAIINAPSVEKVIVLRREKHQPVELHREMELDYYEIMEGVSSACEPEVMDAEDPLFILYTSGSTGAPKGIVHTCGGYMVGTGYTAQHVFDIKDTDVYWCTADTGWITGHSYVVYGPLAVGATVVIAEAVPDYPDPGAFWKIVEDLGVTIFYTAPTAIRMFMKFGDEWPNRYDLSSLRVLGSVGEPLNPEAFEWFYRVIGKQKCPIVDTWWQTETGMHMITTMVGEPMRPGFAGKAIPGVVADVVDKTGKPVPPGNGGFLVIRRPWPAMFRTVYKNDERYRTYWYTIPDCYTAGDLAVKSKTDEYIMIIGRADDIIIVAGHNIGTAEVESALVSHQAVAEAAVIGKPDPVKGNVIKAFVILRVGHTPSEKLKSDLTYHVRMTLGPIAMPSEIEFVDRLPKTRSGKIMRRVLKAKELGIDPGDISTLEE
- the argC gene encoding N-acetyl-gamma-glutamyl-phosphate reductase codes for the protein MDVAIIGASGYTGGELIRLLLAHPHVRVTCATSRKLAGKPVDSVHPHLKGLIDLAFTNPAPGDIDADFAFLAVPHTAAMAYARPLLSRGMKVVDLSADYRLPKDVYEKVYGVTHTDYFPAPYGIPEIHRESYRNADFVSNPGCFPTGATLAVAPLARFAHTVIFDSKTGVSGAGDNPSATTHYPNVADNVNPYKWTTHRHLAEMRQELSALGSRAKCYFTPHLVPVNRGILTTAHVLLGEPMGQEEVDALYREYYAGEFFVRLQNPVLAAVRGTNFCDIRAESEGERVVVVSAIDNLGKGASGQAIQNMNIMCGFSEKDGLAGAGLLP
- the eif1A gene encoding translation initiation factor eIF-1A, which translates into the protein MNQRKADREEETVVDTAAPGGEQVIRVRLPQKRNREQFAVAELMLGSNHIRVRCIDGVTRMGRIKGKMKKRAWIREGDTLIVTPWSFQDDKCDISYRYTKPQVDWLRRNHYL